The segment AATATCGACTTATTGCTGTAGCATTACACCACTCTTTCCGCTTAGTCTTCCAGCAATCTATCTAACGAATTTTATTCTTTAATAAGGTTTTTGCTGCTCACTTTACTTAGAGCAGCTATTATTTCTCCTTTAAGAAGATTGTCAAATAAACACTACTTAATCTATTTCGATACTCAACGATTTTATCCTTTTTTATTCAGCAGTTATTTTCACAATATTTTTGAATTAGTGCATTCTCCTGTTGAAAAAGACACAAAAAGAGACTGATGCTTTCACCAGCCTCTTTTTTTCTTTATTCAATTTGTGTTTTGTGAATTGATAGACATTTTTCTCTGTGCTTCTGAACTGTCTCCTTGTGTTACTCCTAGTTTTCTGCCCTTACACCCTCCAATCGCTTCATCTGTTTGTTAATAAATTGCAAAGTCTGATCCACTTCATCGGATGTACGATTTCTGTCCCTCTCTATCCGCTCCATCATCTGAAGCAGATCATCCTTCATGTTTTCCGTTTCCTTTTGAAGCTGTCCTCGAAAGCTTCGTAGGCTTTCTTTTAATTTGTAACGACAGTTGTATACCATATTGTTCTGGTTTCGTTCCAGGTCATCCTGCAATAAGTTTCTAGCTTTCTCTAAAATCAACTGATTGCCCTTGCTTCGGGGTAGGAGGTACACCAGTTTATTCATATCTATGATAAAGGATGCCTTGGGTACTTTAACGCTAACATAATAATCGCTTTTTTCCGATACTTGCTGTGATATAAAATGGTGGGTTATCTCGACAGCAAAGAGTTCCTTCACTATTTCCGAAGCAAATTCACTAATGACGGTCAGCTCTTCGTGAAGTTGGGTAGTCATGGCGTCGTATCCTTCTGTCAGTTGTTCTATGCCTGTTTCGTTCATCGTCTCCAAATGATCTGTCAGTCCTTTTTCCAGATGGCTGAGGAGCACTTTTTCCATCTGACGGGGTTTTTCAGCCTGGTTTTCCTGAAACTTTTCATCCAGACGACGGGATAGCACTTCTTCAGCCTTGTTTCTATGACTCTGCAGTTCTGCTTCGATGTGGCAGATAAGGGTTTCTGTTTGCTGTTCCATCCTCAAATCTGCCATCTTTTGCAATTCATCTAGGCGCTTCAGCATTTTATTTAGTTGTTTCTTCTTATCTTCCAGTTTTTCCAGGGGCAATTCCACAGCCTTTATGTAAAGTTGAATTCGTGAAAGGGCATCTTTCACAACTTCCTCCAGCTTAATGGTGGTGGACTCCATGAGGATGCGATCTCCTTGATCTCTCAGGTCTTTATCAATAGCCGTCATGATATGGTCGATACCGATGTGTTTTTTAGCACTGACTGGGTATATTTCAACGTTATCTTTTTCCATGATTTCCTTTAGTTTTTTGGCACAGTAGGCCAGATATTGTTCCAGCTCTTCTTCTGAAACCGTGTCGATTTTATTGATGGCAAAGTAAAATTGAAGGACGCTTTTCTTTGCTTCTCTTAAAAAGGTTTCTTCGATTTCATTGATAGGACTGTCCACTGAAAGCATGAAAATAACGGCGTCGCTCTCCTTCAGAAAGGAATAGGCTACGCTGGTATTATGTTTGTGGGTTGACCCTACTCCTGGAGTGTCCACGATGGTGGTGCCTGGTTTTAAGGCGTTCTGTTTTGTTTGGATGGTGACGCTGTCTACTTTCTTCTGGTTTTCTGGATTATTCACTTCGCTGATATAGTGAACCAATTTATCTGACGAAATTTTTTCCATGTTTCCATTATCGAAATGAACATAGGCGCCTTCGCTGCCGTATTTTATTTTGGTAACCACCGATGTGATGGGAACAATGCCCACCGGTAAAAGGGGTTCTTTCAGCACGGCGTTAATAAAGCTGGATTTACCCCGTTTGAACTGTCCCACCACCGAAATATTTAATTCTTTGTTCTGTTGTTTTGCTTGTAACTGTTGTATGGCGGACCTGTGATTTTGAAGAAAATCCATTTCCCGAAGGACTGCTTCAGCTTCATTCAATTTGTTGATGAGTTCTCTGTTTTCCATCCCATAACCCTCCTGTGACCTGAGAAGTGGTTGCGTTATTCTTTATTTCTCCTCCAGTATGTTTCTCAATGTTTTTTCAAACTCCAGATCCTTGCTTTTGTCTCGTTTTTTAGGTTTCGACGTATAAATTCCCTGATTTCTTAGTTTTCGGTTTATATGCCGGCTGGAAAGCATTCCGTCGATATTGTGGTGGTCCATCACCAGGCCATTCTGATTCAGGGTAATAGCGCCTCTTCCCAGACACATGGCTGCCAGCCCTTGATCTTGTGTGATGACGATATCGCCTTTTGAAAGGCGGTTGACGATATAATAATCGGCGCTGTCGCTGGTGATGTCTACTGTCACCACTTCTGCGTAGTCATCTTCCAGGACATGGGCATGGTTTTTTACTAATGTTATGGGCACCTGAAACTCTTTTGCCAGGTTGATGGCTATTTTTACCACCGGACATCCGTCTGCATCTACTAATATTCTTCTCATCGTCCACCTTCTTCGTTTTTCTTCCACCGATAATTAGCTCCTACCATAGATGAAATCATGGTTGCAAAAAAGACAAGAACCATCAGGCTAGTATCTCCTGTCTCCCCAATACCATTATTCTGACCGGTGGTTAGATATCTGAAAAAGAAGACGCCTGCTGTTATCATAGCCGCATTTCGTATGCCTATGGTCACTATAAATCTAGTTTTTCCTGCTTTTCTTTCATCGTCCCAGGAATTAAAAGAATGATCTTCCAGTTTTCTCATTGTATACCTCCAGTACTTTGCTGTGTTTTTTTGTTTTGTTTTTTTATAGGTTACTTTACACTACCTTTTGCTTCTGCCTTGATCTTGTTTTACAAACAGAATATCACTCATGATCCTTATAGTCACGATGTCTTTTTTGATTGTGAGGAACCAAAGCTTTTCTTTGTTTATTTTTTAAGTATCATCACTTCTGATAAAATAAAATGATCAAGCCAATAAGTAAATTATTCAAGCCTGACCCCATTGACAGCGGACTTTCACCGCCAAGTTACCGCCCATGCCGGGCGCACACAAAAAACGCTCTTTGCTAAAGTGCTAAAGTAGCAAAAAGCGCTTTGGGGAGATCTTTAACTTCTGATATATTACTGCGAGACAAAAATGTATCCATTCTCAATGGCATATTGATAAGCTTCAGATCCATGTGCACCTTTAATAATGATGTCGGACACATAATGGAGTTCGTCATTAAAGAATGCCATAGAATCAATACTGACGACACTATTAGGGAGTGTAACGGAGGTAAGTTGGTTATAAGCAAACGCTCTATATTCAATGCTAGTAACGCCGTCTGGGATCGTTACGCTGCTCAATTGATTATAAGCGAACGCCTGAGACTCAATGCTTCTGACACTATTCGGAATTATAACGGAGGTAAGTTGGAGTCCAGCAAATGCGCTCTCTCCAATTTTGGTGACGCCCTTTGGAATCACTAGCACACCTTGATTACCACCAGTAATATGACCCTTTAGTTCAGTTTTATCCTCTCCATAGATCCAATAGTAAGGATACCCAGCACCAAGAGATACATCACTCTCTTTCAGATCATTTCCAAAAAAGGCTCTATCTCCAATACTGGTGACGCTGTCTGGGATTGTTACGCTGCTCAGTTGATTATTAGCAAATGCCTCTTCTGAAATACTCGTGACACCATCTGGAATCACCAGAACACC is part of the Tindallia magadiensis genome and harbors:
- a CDS encoding dynamin family protein; this translates as MENRELINKLNEAEAVLREMDFLQNHRSAIQQLQAKQQNKELNISVVGQFKRGKSSFINAVLKEPLLPVGIVPITSVVTKIKYGSEGAYVHFDNGNMEKISSDKLVHYISEVNNPENQKKVDSVTIQTKQNALKPGTTIVDTPGVGSTHKHNTSVAYSFLKESDAVIFMLSVDSPINEIEETFLREAKKSVLQFYFAINKIDTVSEEELEQYLAYCAKKLKEIMEKDNVEIYPVSAKKHIGIDHIMTAIDKDLRDQGDRILMESTTIKLEEVVKDALSRIQLYIKAVELPLEKLEDKKKQLNKMLKRLDELQKMADLRMEQQTETLICHIEAELQSHRNKAEEVLSRRLDEKFQENQAEKPRQMEKVLLSHLEKGLTDHLETMNETGIEQLTEGYDAMTTQLHEELTVISEFASEIVKELFAVEITHHFISQQVSEKSDYYVSVKVPKASFIIDMNKLVYLLPRSKGNQLILEKARNLLQDDLERNQNNMVYNCRYKLKESLRSFRGQLQKETENMKDDLLQMMERIERDRNRTSDEVDQTLQFINKQMKRLEGVRAEN
- a CDS encoding YaiI/YqxD family protein, encoding MRRILVDADGCPVVKIAINLAKEFQVPITLVKNHAHVLEDDYAEVVTVDITSDSADYYIVNRLSKGDIVITQDQGLAAMCLGRGAITLNQNGLVMDHHNIDGMLSSRHINRKLRNQGIYTSKPKKRDKSKDLEFEKTLRNILEEK